In Juglans regia cultivar Chandler chromosome 13, Walnut 2.0, whole genome shotgun sequence, the following proteins share a genomic window:
- the LOC109004337 gene encoding proline-rich receptor-like protein kinase PERK9 — MASTAPSPDSSPSTVPPPSTTISPSTSSPPPPTTSSPPSTTISPSTSSPPPPTTLSPPQSSSSTSPPPQTASPPVPSTTSPPSQTGADPPDPNPSTSPPPPTAPNIVNFFEFIDLLDDLDFAFGSNRPSGFAFRSDCYLHPDRWHGHPFFSLSPRHRTRHLPPPASGTSPPLAPTSPPPQSDAPTSPPPSSETSPPLAPKISPPPPPPSSPTSPPPPTPSSPPKSSPPPPADPSPPISPPPPSAPPVKSPPPPSKPPQNPPPPPPPSKPPKNSPPPPASGPSGNAPPPPGLTPPPPVSDQTPPSSSPPKSSPLPPMAPPPPAYVSSPSPGNNPIPPSNDPETNGTSPNGVEKSNSTSSGSIGTIRIVAIGVAAGIIVLSLIGVAVWCMRKKRKQYSGLGGYIVPSPLVFSAKSDSSITKTHSSAPLVQSGSSSHFVYSPPEPGGLGNSRLWFTYEELFKATNGFSNQNLLGEGGFGSVYKGYLPDEREVAVKQLKIGGGQGEREFKAEVETISRIHHRHLVSLVGYCISENRRLLVYDYVPNNTLYFHLHDEGRLALDWATRVKVAAGAARGIAYLHEDCHPRIIHRDIKSSNILLDNNFEARVSDFGLAKLALDADTHITTRVMGTFGYMAPEYASSGKLTDKSDVYSFGVVLLELITGRKPVDTAQPLGDESLVEWARPLLSHALDNEEFTDLADPRLNMNYVESEMFHMIEVAAACVRHSAIKRPRMGQVVRAFDGLATSDLTNGMRVGESEVFNSAQQSAEIRLFQRMAFGSQNYSTDFFSQSSLDS, encoded by the exons ATGGCAAGCACGGCGCCATCTCCGGATTCATCTCCCTCTACCGTGCCACCACCTTCGACCACTATATCTCCTTCAACCAGTTCTCCACCGCCCCCCACCACTTCGTCACCACCTTCGACCACTATATCTCCTTCAACCAGTTCTCCACCGCCCCCCACCACTTTGTCACCACCACAATCATCCTCCAGCACTAGTCCACCCCCACAAACTGCTTCTCCTCCAGTCCCCTCTACAACTTCCCCACCTTCTCAGACCGGTGCTGATCCACCGGACCCTAACCCTTCAACTTCACCCCCTCCGCCCACAGCACCA aatatcgTTAACTTTTTTGAGTTCATTGATCTACTTGACGATCTGGATTTTGCTTTTGGAAGTAATAGGCCGTCTGGGTTTGCTTTTAGAAGTGATTG CTACCTTCATCCGGACCGTTGGCACGGTCACCCATTCTTCAGCCTCAGCCCACGGCACCGCACACGCCATTTACCACCCCCAGCTTCTGGAACTTCACCCCCATTGGCACCTACATCACCTCCTCCTCAATCTGATGCACCTACGTCACCACCCCCATCTTCTGAGACTTCACCTCCATTGGCACCTAAAATatcacctcctcctccacctccatcAAGTCCCActtctccaccaccaccaacacCATCAAGTCCTCCAAAAAGTTCTCCTCCACCACCTGCAGACCCTAGCCCCCCAATctcacctcctcctccatcaGCACCACCGGTGAAGTCGCCTCCACCACCATCAAAGCCCCCTCaaaatccaccaccaccaccaccaccatccaAGCCACCCAAAaattcacctccaccaccaGCATCAGGACCCTCGGGTAATGCACCTCCACCGCCTGGGCTTACTCCTCCTCCACCCGTTTCTGATCAAACTCCACCTTCAAGTTCTCCTCCAAAATCATCACCCCTTCCACCCATGGCGCCACCTCCTCCTGCATATGTTTCTTCCCCATCTCCTGGTAACAATCCAATCCCACCATCAAATGATCCAGAGACCAACGGTACTAGTCCTAATGGAGTCGAAAAATCAAACTCCACCAGTAGTGGAAGCATTGGTACCATTCGTATAGTGGCTATTGGCGTAGCAGCGGGAATCATAGTTCTTAGTCTCATTGGAGTGGCTGTCTGGTGcatgaggaagaaaagaaaacaatattcCGGACTTGGCGGCTATATCGTGCCATCCCCTCTGGTCTTCTCTGCAAAATCAG ATTCATCCATTACAAAGACACATTCTTCAGCTCCCCTTGTACAAAGTGGTTCAAGCAGTCATTTTGTGTATTCTCCCCCAGAACCAGGTGGATTGGGCAATTCAAGGTTATGGTTTACATATGAAGAACTATTCAAGGCCACAAATGGGTTTTCAAATCAGAATCTACTGGGTGAAGGTGGATTTGGTTCTGTGTATAAGGGATACCTACCAGACGAGAGGGAGGTAGCAGTAAAGCAGCTAAAAATTGGTGGGGGACAGGGTGAGCGAGAATTTAAGGCTGAAGTTGAGACTATCAGTCGCATACACCACCGTCATTTGGTTTCATTAGTCGGCTACTGCATTTCTGAGAATCGAAGACTGCTTGTCTATGACTATGTTCCAAACAATACCCTTTATTTCCATCTTCATG ATGAAGGCAGGCTGGCTCTGGACTGGGCAACACGTGTTAAGGTTGCTGCTGGTGCAGCTCGTGGAATTGCATATCTCCATGAGGACT GTCATCCTCGAATTATTCACAGGGATATTAAGTCATCAAATATTCTTTTAGATAACAACTTTGAAGCTCGG GTTTCAGACTTTGGGCTTGCCAAATTAGCTCTTGATGCAGACACACACATAACCACCCGTGTCATGGGAACTTTTGG ATATATGGCCCCTGAATATGCATCAAGTGGAAAACTGACCGATAAATCTGATGTATACTCCTTTGGAGTTGTGCTGCTGGAACTCATTACTGGAAGGAAGCCTGTGGACACAGCGCAACCCTTGGGAGATGAGAGTCTAGTTGAATGG GCCCGACCTTTGCTAAGTCATGCACTTGACAATGAAGAATTTACAGATTTGGCAGATCCAAGGCTCAACATGAACTATGTTGAGAGTGAAATGTTCCATATGATTGAGGTAGCTGCTGCTTGTGTACGACATTCAGCTATCAAGAGGCCGCGAATGGGACAG GTGGTTAGAGCCTTTGATGGTTTAGCTACTTCCGATCTAACCAACGGAATGAGAGTGGGGGAAAGTGAGGTATTTAACTCTGCACAACAGTCTGCAGAAATTAGATTGTTCCAAAGAATGGCATTTGGTAGTCAAAATTACAGTACAGATTTTTTTAGCCAAAGTAGCCTGGATAGTTAA